In the Lascolabacillus massiliensis genome, one interval contains:
- a CDS encoding RagB/SusD family nutrient uptake outer membrane protein: MKKTILVFLSILLLSGCADFLDTSLDTNPTSETIETNRNTLWNLANAFYSPITYGYSVIDNNIFASASDEAQQTAVSSNVLYFNKGILNEGVNPLFYLYRNYYEGIRAANYFLDYVKDGKGEELLKLNRNIENDIYSYMRDVASLNWYIAEAHIARAYYYSELIKMYGAVPIIEKTIEQSDNEKVTQSSYDQVVEYILNEIDTYSGELAVNWDEFADREGRFTLGAALAIKSRVLLYAASPLHNPEGNLNKWIKAAEAARDFIDNEELDYSLDQNYGTYFIGANSLSSPETIYAVRRGVSNSMEVNNYPISTPGGYSGVTPSHNLVSAYEYVGEPDPNNPYANRDPRLYASVVTNGSTWNDRVIDQLPGGSDDMTKANASRTGYYLKKFLTDNLNLIQGQTAQHNWVAYRYAEILLNYAEAMNEAFGPTDVPAGFTLSATDAINMVRNRASADLPLISTESKDEFRSAIKHERRIELAFEDHRYWDLLRWKDAMQVLNQPIMGVKVVEDGESVNYVEIKVADRVFNERNYYLPFLRSEIVNSNNTLKQNEGY, translated from the coding sequence ATGAAAAAAACAATACTGGTATTTCTATCTATCCTTTTGTTATCGGGATGTGCAGATTTTCTCGATACTAGTTTAGATACAAATCCTACATCTGAAACAATAGAGACAAACCGTAATACTTTGTGGAATCTGGCGAATGCATTTTATTCACCTATCACATATGGATACTCTGTGATAGATAATAATATATTTGCTTCGGCTTCTGATGAGGCACAGCAGACTGCGGTTTCGAGCAATGTTCTTTACTTTAATAAAGGTATCCTCAATGAGGGTGTTAATCCTCTGTTTTACCTCTATAGGAATTATTATGAAGGTATTCGTGCTGCCAACTATTTCTTGGATTATGTAAAGGATGGCAAGGGTGAAGAGCTTCTTAAGCTGAATCGTAATATTGAGAATGATATCTACTCCTATATGCGTGATGTGGCTTCATTGAACTGGTATATTGCCGAGGCTCATATTGCAAGGGCATACTACTACTCTGAATTGATAAAAATGTATGGTGCTGTTCCAATCATAGAGAAAACAATTGAGCAGTCGGATAATGAGAAAGTAACTCAGTCTTCTTATGATCAGGTTGTAGAATATATTCTCAATGAAATTGATACATATAGTGGAGAACTTGCAGTGAACTGGGATGAGTTTGCCGATCGTGAAGGGCGATTTACACTTGGTGCTGCACTTGCCATCAAATCACGTGTTTTATTATATGCAGCTAGCCCGTTGCATAACCCTGAAGGTAATCTGAATAAATGGATAAAGGCAGCTGAGGCAGCCCGTGATTTTATAGATAATGAGGAGTTGGATTATAGTTTGGACCAGAACTACGGTACTTACTTTATTGGTGCAAATTCACTTTCAAGTCCTGAAACCATCTATGCAGTGAGAAGGGGAGTTTCAAACAGTATGGAGGTTAATAATTATCCGATCTCCACTCCCGGCGGATATAGTGGTGTAACTCCTTCGCACAACCTGGTTTCAGCATATGAATATGTTGGAGAGCCTGATCCCAACAATCCTTATGCAAACAGGGATCCCCGTCTATATGCTTCTGTTGTTACCAATGGCAGTACATGGAACGATCGTGTAATTGATCAGCTTCCGGGAGGCAGTGACGATATGACAAAGGCAAATGCAAGTCGTACCGGTTACTATCTGAAGAAATTCCTTACCGATAATTTGAATCTTATTCAGGGGCAAACCGCACAACATAACTGGGTTGCTTATAGGTATGCAGAGATTTTACTTAACTATGCTGAAGCTATGAATGAAGCATTTGGACCTACAGATGTCCCAGCAGGCTTCACTCTTTCGGCAACAGATGCAATAAATATGGTGAGAAACAGGGCCAGTGCAGATCTGCCTCTTATTTCAACTGAATCTAAAGATGAGTTCAGGAGTGCTATAAAGCATGAAAGGAGGATTGAGTTGGCATTTGAAGATCACAGATATTGGGATCTGCTGAGATGGAAGGATGCAATGCAGGTACTCAATCAGCCAATTATGGGAGTAAAGGTTGTAGAAGATGGTGAGAGTGTAAACTATGTTGAAATTAAAGTGGCAGATCGCGTGTTTAATGAAAGAAATTACTACTTGCCATTCTTGCGCTCTGAGATAGTTAACTCAAATAATACATTGAAACAAAATGAAGGATATTAA
- a CDS encoding RagB/SusD family nutrient uptake outer membrane protein has product MRKIGIILLIIGFSVVTACEDFFLEKPDTTGTVDLDEVYSSTKNAEAALFSCYRNILIHGWPGGWGVGHGALASISGERSYGYSWHGTYTIALTGLSVNGTDGSDGGADHYGNNWSAIRACFLVKENIDRVPDMSETTKTQIKAEATGLIAYRYMGMFYRYGGLPIVRKSFEATDDLNIPRESLQATLDYIIELCDEAYQGLPEGRWSNEKTGRLTRGAVLAIKARALMFAARPLFNSSKPYLDNGEHNDLISFGNENVSRWNDAITANEAVLNWAGSNGYELINTGGAGLGQPNPNALKDYGTATSTPSNNEVLLAYKINSTNQWEWPASAIFYYLNTSANWTNNRWDTDLVGLLTNFLELYYKNDGTNQEWPKIGESSPRSAEEWLEKIPNMEARCLADNIFPGFDAYNNPGVYNYSASGWGRSTANSGKEGVFPNAISVGKGCGFPVKFYYGAGSRVWFEPPLFRLAETYLNLAEAYNEVGNTAKALENLNMVHNRAGLPSITETDKTKLREIIQREKAIEFYNENHRYYDVKHWKHKDIANGIIGGNMRELQFKIKADASGSNNLAVNLESYWDAVTYTAFWSPMMYLEPIPQSEVNKGITVQNPGY; this is encoded by the coding sequence ATGAGAAAAATAGGAATAATACTTTTAATTATAGGTTTTTCGGTAGTTACTGCATGTGAGGACTTTTTCCTGGAAAAGCCAGATACTACCGGAACTGTTGACCTGGATGAGGTTTATAGCTCAACAAAGAATGCTGAAGCAGCTCTTTTTTCATGCTACAGGAATATTTTAATTCATGGATGGCCTGGTGGCTGGGGTGTTGGGCATGGCGCCTTGGCATCTATTAGTGGTGAACGATCATATGGTTATTCATGGCATGGTACATATACTATTGCACTGACTGGTTTGTCTGTAAATGGAACAGATGGTTCAGATGGAGGTGCAGATCATTATGGAAATAACTGGAGTGCAATAAGGGCTTGCTTTTTAGTTAAGGAGAATATCGACCGTGTACCTGATATGAGCGAAACGACAAAGACTCAGATAAAAGCTGAGGCTACAGGTTTGATTGCTTACAGATATATGGGTATGTTTTACAGATATGGTGGTTTGCCAATTGTACGCAAGTCGTTCGAAGCCACTGATGATTTGAATATTCCAAGAGAATCGCTGCAGGCTACCCTTGACTATATTATTGAGTTGTGTGATGAGGCTTACCAGGGACTGCCTGAAGGCAGATGGAGCAATGAAAAGACTGGACGTTTGACCAGAGGTGCGGTTCTGGCAATCAAAGCAAGGGCCTTAATGTTTGCGGCACGACCACTGTTTAACAGTAGTAAGCCTTATCTGGATAATGGAGAACATAATGATCTTATTAGTTTTGGCAATGAAAATGTTTCTAGATGGAATGATGCTATTACGGCCAATGAGGCTGTGCTCAATTGGGCCGGTTCAAATGGTTATGAGCTGATCAATACAGGTGGTGCAGGCTTGGGACAGCCTAACCCCAATGCTTTGAAAGACTATGGTACTGCTACATCTACTCCGTCAAACAATGAGGTACTGCTGGCTTATAAAATTAATTCAACCAATCAGTGGGAATGGCCCGCAAGTGCAATTTTCTATTATCTGAATACATCTGCCAACTGGACAAACAATAGATGGGATACAGACTTGGTTGGACTCTTAACTAACTTCCTGGAGCTTTATTATAAAAATGACGGAACTAACCAGGAGTGGCCAAAAATTGGTGAATCTTCTCCAAGAAGTGCTGAGGAATGGTTGGAGAAAATCCCTAATATGGAAGCTCGTTGTCTGGCTGATAATATTTTCCCGGGATTTGATGCTTATAATAACCCGGGAGTTTACAATTATAGTGCTTCAGGATGGGGACGTTCAACTGCCAACTCGGGTAAAGAAGGCGTTTTCCCAAATGCAATCAGTGTGGGAAAAGGTTGTGGTTTCCCTGTCAAATTCTACTATGGTGCTGGATCTAGAGTCTGGTTTGAACCACCTTTGTTCAGACTGGCAGAGACATACCTTAATCTGGCCGAAGCATATAACGAAGTTGGGAACACAGCTAAAGCTCTTGAGAATCTTAATATGGTTCATAACAGAGCCGGTTTGCCTTCTATTACTGAAACCGACAAGACGAAATTAAGAGAGATAATCCAACGTGAGAAAGCTATTGAGTTTTACAATGAGAATCACAGATACTATGATGTGAAGCATTGGAAACATAAAGATATTGCTAACGGAATAATTGGAGGAAATATGCGTGAGCTGCAATTTAAAATTAAAGCAGATGCGAGCGGTAGCAACAACCTAGCAGTTAATTTGGAGTCATACTGGGATGCAGTGACATATACCGCATTCTGGAGTCCAATGATGTACCTTGAACCAATTCCTCAGTCTGAGGTAAATAAAGGGATAACTGTCCAGAATCCTGGATATTAA
- a CDS encoding SusC/RagA family TonB-linked outer membrane protein yields the protein MKEINMRKYNIFRVISITLIFLVIKVSAFAQNSTAEPDSLIQNKIDAFGILPLEINTSTAAVSNVGSDKLYRTTSSNLTNTLPGLLSGMTLIQGTGEVGNNNAQWLIRGIGSYGNNGFNAAKIFVDGFEVNSNYLAYLSPVEIESFSILKDAATLTAFGERGANGIIWIETKRGKVGPSTVSAQMRFGSQSASSINKPLDSYGYASLYNQAISNDNGTWAPFYSQNQLSDYMSGRGVNVDWYDEVLRNSANYVDGDVTFNGGSSKARYNVTLGYVDHQGLLNVNNSDSTSNLRYTRYNLRANLDFSMLDIFEARVDLGGRIEQRKRPNIAVSDLMSVLSRYPSNIYNIYDDEAANHYSGTAIHPNNPVGSIKGLGWASNQSRILQGNFSLKEKLDFITPGLYLQEVFSFNAYTLSTYSKTKNYARYFNGATTTTDETTSIRASGYGSAAMEDWKQGKLTAGYDRVFGKHAVSSSVNLNISAFSGDGYFSYKYNYLNYNGNVNYNYDNRYIGQISFSYFGNDSYAPSNRWAFYPAVSGAWIVSNEDFMKDAESVDFMKVRASAGQSGFSDSNVTGVLASFNSNGRFLFKEYFTSSYVGSFYTGATSGTWQNTMVPMFISNPDAHAEKSTKYNLGFDLGLFDKLTLIGDVYLDKRTDILTLDNSLMDYYGTNYYFSNIGKMTSKGFELTGMWQDKIGSFNYSLNGMLSYNTNNIDYMAEVATAYEYNAKTDRPFGTFLGLEADGFYDLSDFNSDGSLVDGLPLPAFGNVQPGDIKYVDLDNNGVIDQNDITKIGKSIYPEWTYGFGASAEFKGFDFNILFQGIAGASVNLLDNWNQTVAFVDNRTVYPLAENAWAYYPEQNIDTRSFAKYPRLTTQSNDNNYRSSSFWIKDRDFLKIRNIELGYDFGKNSSLNMDNVEKLRIFVSVVNPFTWSSLLKDYNMDPESIYGGYPTVKSFNAGVSFTF from the coding sequence ATGAAAGAAATCAATATGAGAAAATATAATATTTTTCGAGTAATCTCAATCACGCTTATTTTCCTTGTGATTAAGGTATCGGCCTTTGCACAAAATTCTACAGCTGAACCAGACTCGTTGATTCAAAATAAGATTGATGCATTTGGAATATTACCACTGGAAATAAACACAAGTACTGCGGCTGTATCCAATGTTGGTTCTGATAAGCTTTATCGGACTACATCCTCTAACCTGACAAATACTTTACCCGGACTGCTATCGGGAATGACTCTGATTCAGGGAACAGGTGAGGTTGGGAATAACAATGCTCAGTGGCTGATCCGTGGTATCGGTAGCTATGGTAATAACGGATTTAATGCAGCGAAGATATTTGTGGATGGTTTTGAAGTGAATAGCAACTATCTGGCATACCTTTCACCAGTTGAGATAGAAAGTTTTTCTATTCTTAAGGATGCAGCTACTCTAACGGCCTTTGGTGAAAGAGGTGCTAATGGAATTATATGGATTGAAACAAAACGTGGTAAGGTTGGACCTTCTACTGTTTCTGCTCAAATGCGCTTTGGTTCTCAGTCGGCATCAAGTATAAATAAGCCTTTGGACTCTTATGGCTATGCATCATTGTATAATCAGGCTATAAGTAATGATAATGGAACATGGGCTCCATTTTATTCTCAAAATCAGCTTTCAGACTATATGAGTGGCAGAGGGGTAAATGTTGACTGGTATGATGAGGTTCTTCGCAATTCAGCTAATTATGTTGATGGTGATGTTACATTCAATGGTGGCAGCTCTAAGGCAAGATATAATGTGACTCTGGGATATGTAGACCATCAGGGATTACTTAATGTTAACAATAGCGACTCTACCTCAAATCTGAGATACACAAGGTATAATCTAAGAGCAAATCTCGATTTTAGCATGCTGGATATTTTTGAGGCAAGGGTTGACTTGGGAGGCCGAATTGAACAGCGCAAGAGACCAAACATTGCTGTATCGGATCTTATGTCAGTTCTTTCCCGTTATCCTTCAAATATTTATAATATTTATGATGATGAGGCTGCAAATCATTATTCTGGAACTGCTATTCATCCTAATAACCCTGTGGGTTCTATCAAGGGTTTGGGATGGGCATCCAACCAATCGCGTATTCTGCAGGGTAACTTCTCACTTAAAGAGAAACTCGATTTTATTACTCCTGGATTATATTTGCAGGAGGTGTTCTCATTTAATGCTTACACTTTAAGCACTTATAGCAAGACCAAAAATTATGCACGTTATTTTAATGGTGCAACAACTACAACTGATGAGACCACTTCTATCAGGGCCAGTGGTTATGGTTCTGCAGCAATGGAAGACTGGAAGCAGGGTAAATTGACGGCAGGATATGATCGTGTTTTCGGTAAACATGCTGTATCTTCTTCTGTTAACCTGAATATTTCAGCTTTTAGTGGTGATGGGTATTTTTCATATAAATATAATTATCTGAACTATAATGGTAATGTCAACTATAATTACGATAACAGATATATAGGACAGATTTCATTTTCATATTTTGGAAACGACTCATATGCTCCTTCCAACAGATGGGCATTTTATCCTGCAGTTTCAGGAGCATGGATAGTCTCTAATGAAGATTTTATGAAGGATGCCGAAAGTGTTGATTTCATGAAAGTAAGAGCTTCTGCTGGACAGTCTGGTTTTTCTGATTCAAATGTAACAGGTGTTCTTGCATCATTCAACTCCAACGGAAGATTCCTGTTCAAGGAGTATTTCACTTCAAGTTATGTAGGATCGTTCTATACTGGTGCTACATCGGGAACTTGGCAGAACACAATGGTGCCAATGTTTATATCTAATCCTGATGCACATGCCGAAAAGAGTACCAAATATAATTTGGGTTTTGACCTTGGTCTGTTTGATAAGCTTACACTTATTGGAGATGTTTATCTTGATAAACGTACTGATATTCTAACTTTGGATAATTCCTTAATGGATTACTATGGTACTAACTATTACTTCTCCAATATTGGCAAGATGACCAGCAAAGGGTTTGAACTTACAGGTATGTGGCAGGATAAGATAGGTAGTTTCAATTATTCGCTCAATGGTATGTTGTCTTACAATACCAATAATATTGATTATATGGCAGAAGTGGCAACAGCATATGAGTATAACGCCAAAACAGACAGACCTTTTGGAACTTTCCTGGGTTTGGAAGCTGATGGGTTCTATGATTTAAGCGACTTTAATTCTGATGGTTCTCTTGTTGATGGCCTGCCATTGCCTGCATTTGGCAATGTTCAGCCGGGTGACATCAAGTATGTGGACTTGGATAACAATGGTGTTATTGATCAGAATGATATTACCAAGATTGGTAAATCCATATATCCTGAATGGACATACGGGTTCGGTGCTTCAGCTGAGTTTAAAGGTTTCGATTTCAATATTTTATTTCAAGGTATAGCCGGTGCTTCAGTTAATTTACTGGATAACTGGAATCAGACTGTAGCTTTTGTTGATAATCGCACAGTTTATCCATTGGCTGAAAATGCCTGGGCATATTATCCTGAGCAGAATATTGATACACGTAGTTTTGCAAAGTATCCGCGACTGACCACGCAGAGTAACGATAATAACTACAGATCCAGCTCTTTCTGGATCAAAGACAGAGACTTCCTGAAAATCAGGAATATTGAATTGGGATATGATTTTGGAAAGAATAGCTCCCTTAACATGGATAATGTTGAGAAGCTGAGGATTTTTGTTAGTGTTGTAAATCCATTTACCTGGAGTAGTTTATTAAAGGATTATAATATGGATCCAGAAAGTATTTACGGAGGATATCCAACTGTAAAATCTTTTAATGCAGGTGTTTCATTTACATTTTAA
- a CDS encoding SusC/RagA family TonB-linked outer membrane protein — MIKYLKVFLLSTFMVMLAFTNVIYGQQGNIHGIVKDAQGELPGATIIIKGTTVGTVTDADGRFTLPLETSSAVLQVSYIGYHSKEVPVSLASGIVEITLEEETTTIDEVVVTAFATQKKVNVTGAISSVGGEALIATPVSNISNALIGNTPGVTGLQSSGEPGRNAANLRIRGVSTYGSSTPLIVIDGVEQAAEQAFAELNSMDANEISQISILKDAASTAVYGIRAANGVIIITTKRGRSGTPRIHFSSNYGITSATNLQKGVTAYEYALMRNEGIRNEQRSYSGTESLSAYLYNDYDLWKFKNNRDFTPVEVDAMTNLTPAQKEQLKNSPALYYSSKDLYRDQFSKNAPQLQTNINISGGTERVNYFVSFGYFNQEGITNATKYYGSNTGSKFNRYNFRGNFGIQIAKNWDVDINIAGQFGETQGPGINSGPYDLDGRYKVIMQYIYDGNPFITPGIIDGKLINDFAGVPGTIQNPLGVKTGSQIGSQNAVYNLLISGRGTIHNNLLSNTVKVNHKMDYLLKGLNAHASVSYQDNYNRYVTYSPSIPSYTVQRDLNDPNVLQFFGGSMDAGSFNSYGYSNWNKLYLDAGLNWAGSIGDHNITALLLGKGSRYTMPSDSYNVPSGIVGLVGRVTYNYMNRYMAEYNVGYNGTEQFIEGKRFGFFPAFSVGWVPTSEEFFPKNDVLTFIKLRASYGEVGNDQLGGSRRYYYLPNTYNLGQGGYWFGNSDGSSQNSYYQGATEGALGNQNITWERAKKYDVGMELGFFRDRLFITADWFKEDRNNILTTLGTIPAIYGVPGNSVPPANVGITKNEGYEVQIRWEDHVGDWSYSIEGSTSYSRNKIIYRAEAQNPYPWMNATGFSIGQRFGLRSDGLYNTVEELNNRPYNTFTSNRATLGDVRYKDLNGDGLIDSKDIAPIGYPNYPEYHFSSKIKIAYKGFDLNVLFLGSANGSYYLNSGYTIPFFKRAGNAWQWMYDGRWTMEKYLAGEEITYPRSTFDATNDHNNYLTSDYWMRSNNFFKLKNIEIGYTMQPDSFKFLKLVQGLRIYMNANNLFTFKNELTAIGIDPEVTDGRTYIYPLTKVVTVGLSFQF; from the coding sequence GGAATTGTGGAGATTACTCTTGAAGAGGAAACCACTACCATTGATGAGGTTGTGGTAACTGCTTTTGCAACTCAGAAGAAGGTGAATGTAACAGGCGCTATCTCTTCTGTAGGAGGCGAGGCTCTTATCGCTACACCTGTTTCTAATATCTCGAATGCTTTAATTGGAAACACTCCTGGTGTTACCGGTTTGCAATCCTCGGGTGAGCCTGGTAGAAATGCTGCAAACCTTAGGATCAGAGGGGTATCTACCTATGGTTCGTCCACTCCGCTAATTGTTATTGATGGTGTTGAACAGGCTGCAGAACAGGCTTTTGCAGAGCTCAACTCTATGGATGCGAATGAAATTTCTCAGATAAGTATTTTGAAGGATGCTGCATCTACTGCAGTTTATGGTATACGTGCTGCTAATGGTGTAATTATTATTACAACAAAAAGAGGGCGTTCCGGAACTCCTAGAATTCACTTCTCTTCCAATTATGGTATTACAAGTGCTACAAACCTTCAGAAGGGTGTAACAGCATATGAATATGCATTAATGAGGAATGAAGGTATTAGAAATGAACAGAGGAGTTATAGCGGAACAGAGAGTTTGTCGGCTTATCTGTATAATGATTACGACTTGTGGAAATTTAAAAACAACAGAGATTTTACACCGGTAGAGGTAGATGCTATGACTAATCTGACTCCGGCTCAGAAAGAGCAGTTGAAGAACTCTCCTGCACTATATTATTCAAGTAAGGACCTTTATAGAGATCAGTTTAGCAAGAATGCACCTCAGCTGCAGACAAACATCAATATTTCAGGTGGTACAGAGAGAGTGAACTATTTTGTCTCTTTCGGATATTTCAACCAAGAGGGTATTACCAATGCAACCAAATACTATGGATCCAATACTGGCTCCAAGTTTAACAGATATAACTTCAGGGGAAACTTTGGAATCCAGATTGCAAAGAACTGGGATGTTGATATTAATATTGCAGGCCAGTTCGGAGAGACACAAGGCCCAGGTATAAACTCAGGTCCTTATGACCTGGATGGTCGTTACAAAGTGATTATGCAATATATATACGATGGTAACCCATTTATTACTCCGGGTATTATTGATGGTAAGCTTATTAACGATTTTGCAGGTGTACCAGGAACAATACAAAATCCATTGGGCGTAAAAACGGGCAGTCAAATTGGTTCACAGAATGCAGTATATAACCTGCTGATAAGCGGTAGGGGTACTATCCATAACAACCTACTAAGTAATACTGTGAAAGTAAATCACAAGATGGACTATCTGCTCAAGGGGCTTAATGCTCATGCATCGGTAAGTTATCAGGATAACTATAATAGGTATGTAACATATTCTCCTTCAATTCCTTCTTATACAGTTCAGCGTGATCTGAATGATCCTAATGTACTGCAGTTTTTTGGAGGATCCATGGATGCCGGTAGTTTCAACTCATATGGCTACAGTAACTGGAATAAATTATATCTGGATGCAGGTCTGAACTGGGCGGGAAGCATCGGTGACCATAATATTACTGCTCTTTTATTGGGTAAAGGCTCGAGATATACTATGCCTTCAGACTCATATAATGTTCCTTCGGGAATTGTGGGGTTGGTTGGTCGTGTCACCTATAACTACATGAATCGTTATATGGCTGAATATAATGTAGGATATAATGGTACTGAACAGTTTATCGAAGGCAAGAGGTTTGGATTCTTCCCAGCATTCTCTGTTGGCTGGGTTCCAACATCAGAAGAGTTTTTCCCTAAGAATGATGTCCTTACATTTATCAAGCTGAGAGCTTCTTACGGTGAGGTAGGTAACGACCAGCTAGGTGGAAGCAGAAGATATTATTACCTGCCTAATACCTATAACCTGGGACAGGGTGGCTACTGGTTTGGAAATAGTGATGGCTCATCGCAGAACTCATATTACCAGGGTGCTACCGAAGGTGCTTTGGGTAACCAGAATATCACATGGGAGCGTGCAAAAAAATATGACGTGGGTATGGAATTAGGCTTCTTCAGAGACAGACTATTCATTACTGCCGACTGGTTCAAAGAGGACAGAAATAACATTCTCACAACTTTAGGAACAATACCCGCAATTTATGGTGTACCTGGCAATTCTGTACCTCCGGCAAACGTTGGTATAACCAAGAATGAGGGTTATGAGGTTCAGATCAGATGGGAAGATCATGTTGGAGACTGGAGCTACTCTATCGAAGGAAGCACAAGCTATTCACGTAATAAGATTATATATCGTGCAGAAGCACAAAATCCTTACCCATGGATGAATGCAACAGGATTCTCTATAGGACAGCGTTTTGGTTTGAGAAGCGATGGTTTGTACAATACTGTTGAGGAGTTAAACAACAGACCTTATAATACCTTCACTTCTAACCGTGCAACTCTGGGTGATGTGAGATATAAAGATCTGAATGGTGATGGACTAATTGATAGTAAGGATATTGCACCTATTGGATATCCTAATTATCCTGAGTATCATTTCAGCTCTAAGATTAAGATTGCTTATAAGGGATTTGATCTGAATGTCCTGTTCTTGGGCTCGGCCAACGGATCATACTATCTGAACAGTGGTTATACAATTCCATTCTTCAAACGTGCAGGTAATGCATGGCAGTGGATGTATGACGGAAGATGGACAATGGAGAAATATCTGGCTGGAGAAGAGATTACTTATCCCAGGTCAACATTTGATGCAACAAATGATCATAATAATTATTTGACAAGCGACTACTGGATGAGATCTAATAACTTCTTTAAGCTGAAAAATATAGAGATTGGCTATACAATGCAACCTGATTCTTTTAAATTCCTGAAACTGGTTCAGGGTTTAAGAATCTATATGAATGCCAATAACCTATTCACCTTTAAAAATGAACTAACTGCAATTGGAATAGACCCTGAAGTAACTGATGGAAGAACTTATATTTATCCTTTGACCAAGGTTGTAACAGTTGGGTTGAGTTTTCAATTTTAA